From Plasmodium relictum strain SGS1 genome assembly, chromosome: 8, the proteins below share one genomic window:
- a CDS encoding CPSF (cleavage and polyadenylation specific factor), subunit A, putative: MSVYHFYNNILPSKSIRTAICTNIKGNNKKYLLYACENYLNLCYVDKDGYTDDYSKHVLFSEVLELREYIPEKLVDEEQKENIKSYVFLLTRKYILLLLEFDLKLNDFVTLSQINLYEVNGLHIEEDITFMLDERHRTILFYGYKSILKYIYLDYDDYFNLNHLYTLRLDEGLIIDIIFLNNYEDSEKKCFLDGNNNKNNVEEFMCNYIKKEEDCVKNKENSKKKKKKLYYINSDNENNNTYNSTKNKENSEKTEFAKDKEFIKIFEKKDITNASVKKEKLVKLFSSDDDKEKEKKENNNSAFCDSLRSNNKHNEIISSDNYHLSSKKNRKSINSIICILYDAKKKDSYTYERYIRVIPLYSLNDRKQGNNLCENNEIVNQYGNKSLDDPAEEKSCILYIYFKPVIVDSSINKLLSFAKNRILLIGFQFINYINLENEKDKNFFLSSELRTIRCIEKININKFILADDYGDLFILTCLCKSKSSSYKLRSESNTNINSINLQFIGTCSRSNVIVSIYSDILFLGSQVSDSYLLRMHNYPIYDYDDYRPVEYSSYNTLNSSHILPNKKNYGSSNTDDSNDFNNNNTSPCFQDEEKKFRNNLKNSNNNNYNEYKKFDENNNYKNKVNNNKNKNHYSKDNNNYNDNYNSSDIKNINAIDHINDIISANNNDYISYNKDMPDHNFYNINNNNKGNMNYSTNSYYMNRNANESINSDYCSQDNQSNKKECLVVDKIEEESFNKNSHSREKLKKKKFYIEILSVIQNIGPILDFCIIKNKNNEKEIITCNSYGRTGCISIIQNGLKTNIISKLNFNKITNFFVVKYVIHLKKKNYNKNGIHENEKTGCKKETELSSNEYYSKDNSYISFKNENFKSLDNQPLEFQVFAHLGNKKNVEIKDINLCFLNKYYFENENEINVLKYYNFIYFHIFIICITYGFQTKIIGVCKNREKKEKKKKKKKNADSDEFSSLYDEDNYINNYLFNETYTKNKHNEILLCEYENTDVDLNSNTLYFNILKNHPYLIQITNTSIRLLCCLSLKIVYVLKFNFIYKFCLCKDYLYIYCDNSIKIYTVLNNSLIFLYSYNLKQTISSMVIYKSILACVFNNKKVVLFNINKKKLKEFKKGEDTKNLQDVDIFTEVNQYNPSCFFFVFISDIELLELNDNVYLFIGYNNGDIEYFLLCSFYYKNKLKNYDIIQNCNSIHTSNMTYENNNNNSNFHSCYLSDNNSPNSNKIKDNKNCNSNFNNDMINNFINETHFSTKDVLSNNKKRKKENNNLFKLHKEFLKKKEAALKYVYKNDQIQNNNVNSKFGYKTKITDDIEKEKKIKKSKRKLLKYLSENHTNIFKYFDFSNASFKNICNLHKACTKNKKEEILIDPNSFYNVNIESDNFISLENYLKPSKYDINGNNKRNDKYKIVNDETYLCNILNDTTNDLKENIDYDNMILKKVNNYNKSSNTTNIMKNKLNESCSDDIHNKTKEYNLNNNDSSHTLLQVKEEKKVKKRNKMKMNKRKANYFFHFFQIYGISSDESSDSDIVNFYTFKRSGVKKYKKERKTGYNKKGKLNELDLEREIINESTFNLSSSSNLENNIYSNSVIKHNDYNSENVSEFALSSCFLDTKKKMNKKKKRDFLKAEEKSIQKDCNLENEKVIDNALKKNELESYRNNKRKRENTIDSFSHEKESMLMEEQNIFEEMKMDNIKKDDIRKKKASLNKIFSKKLKEQCDHIYFHENNMCSEKVSNTDSISSDISCFDNLNNILFDDKIYLKKYILKSKKILLTNKRKINVCKKPIKFKKFIKVFSERKKIDINLSNVVKKYNFLFICCENPMIIYSNLKKKISFSKLSIKNIYLVDIFNDFNYLNPFHNFISFKKKNQNNFYFIFYDGLKMYISHLNEIKNTFLQKIPFYRTVEKIAYHPDTGLLVTACPPEEKHKTNQIMKHIVCFFDPFQNSVKYTYIIPSKYSVSSICIYEINKEVYKNKSVNTFIFVGTANANEKSTEPSSGHIYVFIAKKKVNIFEIKHIYTYNINYGGITHLKQFYDKLIASINNTVVVLDINNFLINLEKYLDYSNSSIIEKDDAILEIASFTPSSWIMSLDVLENYIIVGDIMTSVTILSYDFKNATLNEVCRDYSSVWCTSVCALSKNHFLVSDMDCNFLVLQKSNIKYNDEDSFKLSVVSLFYHGSIINKMLSSSLANLIEEEENRNGILLKRDGILCASSEGSISALIPFSSFSNFKRALCIEIALNDNISSIGNLSHSSYREYKVSFTSKFCKGVVDGELFKMFFYLPFEKQFKTYIYAKWIAKKLNCKFGSFENFMLDIENFCSFL; the protein is encoded by the exons atgagtgtatatcatttttataataatattctaCCAAGTAAATCAATAAGAACGGCCATATGTACTAatataaaaggaaataataaaaaatacttacTGTATGCTTGTGAAAATTATCTAAATTTGTGTTATGTTGACAAAGATGGTTATACAGATGATTACAGTAAGCATGTTTTATTTTCTGAAGTTTTAGAATTAAGAGAATATATACCTGAAAAATTAGTTGACGAagaacaaaaagaaaatattaaatcttatgtatttttattaacaagaaaatatattttattattattagagtttgatttaaaattaaatgattttgTTACATTATCTCAAATAAACTTATACGAAGTAAATGGATTGCATATTGAAGAAGATATTACATTTATGCTAGATGAAAGACATCgaacaattttattttatggaTATAAGAgtattttgaaatatatttatttagatTATGAcgattattttaatttaaatcatttatataCTTTGAGGTTAGATGAAGGATTAATAATAgacataatatttttaaataattatgaagatagtgaaaaaaaatgttttcttgatggaaataataataaaaataatgttgAAGAATTTATGtgtaattatattaaaaaggaAGAGGATTGtgtaaaaaataaggaaaatagcaaaaaaaaaaaaaaaaaattatattatattaattcagataatgaaaataataacacATACAACtctacaaaaaataaagaaaattcagAAAAAACAGAATTTGCAAAAGATAAAGAGTTTATcaaaatatttgaaaaaaaagacattACTAACGCATCagtaaaaaaggaaaaattagtaaaattattttcttctgatgatgataaagaaaaagaaaaaaaggaaaataataatagtgcTTTTTGTGATTCGTTAAGAAGTAATAATAAGCATAATGAAATTATCAGTTCTGATAATTATCATCTtagttcaaaaaaaaatagaaaaagcaTTAATTCAataatatgtatattataTGATGCAAAGAAAAAAGACTCTTATACATATGAAAGATATATTAGGGTTATACCGTTATATTCTCTAAACGATAGAAAACAAGGAAATAATTTATgcgaaaataatgaaatagtAAATCAATATGGAAATAAATCATTAGATGATCCTGCAGAAGAAAAATCTtgcattttatatatatattttaaaccAGTAATAGTAGATTcaagtataaataaattactaAGTTTTGctaaaaatagaatattgTTAATAGGATTTCAATTTATAAACTATATAAActtagaaaatgaaaaagataaaaatttttttttaagttctGAATTAAGAACCATTAGATgcattgaaaaaataaatataaataaatttattttggCTGATGATTATGGagatttatttatattaacatGCTTATGTAAATCAAAATCATCATCCTACAAATTGAGAAGTGAATCTAATACAAATATTAATTCAATCAATCTACAATTTATAGGAACATGCTCTAGGTCTAACGTCATTGTCTCTATTTATTCTGATATTCTATTTTTGGGATCACAAGTAAGTGATAGTTATTTATTACGTATGCATAATTATCCAATATATGATTATGATGATTATAGACCAGTAGAATATTCTTCCTATAATACATTAAATAGTTCTCATATATtaccaaataaaaaaaattatggtAGTTCAAATACTGATGATTCTAACGAttttaataacaataatactTCTCCTTGTTTTCAAGAtgaggaaaaaaaatttcgtAATAATTTGAAGAATAGCAACAATAACaattataatgaatataagaaatttgatgaaaataataactaTAAGAATAAGgttaacaataataaaaataaaaatcattatagtaaagataataataattataatgacAATTACAACTCAAGTGATATTAAGAATATAAATGCTATTGATCATATTAATGATATTATTAGTGCTAATAACAATGATTATATTAGTTATAATAAAGATATGCCTGATCATAATttctataatattaataataataacaaaggAAATATGAATTATTCTACAAATAGCTATTATATGAATAGAAATGCAAATGAAAGCATAAATAGTGACTACTGTTCACAGGATAATCAATCTAACAAAAAAGAATGCTTGGTTGTAGATAAAATAGAAGAagaatcttttaataaaaattcacattcaagagaaaaattaaaaaaaaagaaattttacaTTGAAATTTTATCAGTTATACAAAATATTGGTCCCATTTTAGATTTctgtattattaaaaataaaaataatgaaaaagaaataataacatGTAATAGTTATGGAAGGACTGGATGTATATCAATTATTCAAAATggattaaaaacaaatataatttctaaattaaattttaataaaataacaaatttttttgttgtcaAATATGttatacatttaaaaaaaaagaattataataaaaatggaatTCATGAAAATGAGAAAACAGGATGCAAAAAAGAAACTGAGCTTTCATCTAATGAATATTATAGTAAAGATAATTCTTATATCTCTttcaaaaatgaaaattttaaatcattaGATAACCAACCATTAGAATTTCAAGTATTTGCACATTTAggcaataaaaaaaatgttgaaATTAAGGATATAAATTTATGTTTTCTAAATAAgtattattttgaaaatgaaaatgaaataaacgttttaaaatactataattttatttattttcatatttttattatttgtattacATATGGATTTCAAACTAAAATTATTGGTGTATGCAAAAacagagaaaaaaaagaaaagaaaaaaaaaaaaaaaaaaaatgctgaTTCCGATGAGTTTTCGTCTTTATATGATGAGGATAATTACATAaacaattatttatttaatgaaacATATACGAAAAATAAACATAACGAAATTTTATTATGCGAATATGAGAATACTGATGTAGATCTAAATAGCaatactttatattttaatattttgaaGAATCATCCTTATCTTATACAAATAACTAATACAAGCATAAGATTATTATGTTGTTTATCATTGAAAATTGtttatgttttaaaatttaattttatatataaattttgtttatgcaaagattatttatatatatattgtgaTAATagcataaaaatatatactgttttaaataatagtcttatatttttgtattcaTATAATCTTAAACAAACAATTAGTTCCATGgttatttataaaagtatattaGCTTGCGttttcaataataaaaaagttgtactctttaatataaataaaaaaaaattaaaagagttTAAAAAAGGTGAAGACACAAAAAATTTACAGGATGTTGATATTTTTACCGAAGTCAACCAGTATAATCCTAgttgtttttttttcgtaTTTATAAGTGATATTGAATTATTagaattaaatgataatgtatatttatttattggTTATAATAATGGAGatatagaatattttttattgtgttccttttattataagaacaaattaaaaaattacgaTATTATTCAAAATTGTAACAGTATTCATACAAGTAATATGACATATGAAAATAACAACAATAATAGTAACTTTCATTCTTGTTATTTATCAGATAATAATAGTCCtaattctaataaaataaaagataataaaaattgtaattctaattttaataatgatatgataaataattttataaatgaaacACATTTTAGTACAAAAGATGTATTATCTAATAacaaaaagagaaaaaaagaaaataataatttatttaaattgcataaagaatttttaaaaaaaaaagaagctgctttaaaatatgtttataaaaatgatcaaattcaaaataataatgttaaTTCTAAATTTggttataaaacaaaaattaccgatgatatagaaaaagaaaagaaaataaagaaatcaaaaagaaaattactGAAATATTTATCAGAAAATcatacaaatatatttaaatattttgatttttctAATGCAtcctttaaaaatatatgcaaTTTGCATAAGGCATgtactaaaaataaaaaagaagaaatattaatagatccaaattctttttataatgtaAATATAGAATCTGATAACTTTATTAGTTTAGAAAATTACTTAAAACCAAGTAAATATGATATTAatggaaataataaaagaaacgATAAATACAAAATTGTAAATGATGAAACATATTTGTGTAATATCTTAAATGACACAACTaatgatttaaaagaaaacatTGATTATGATAatatgattttaaaaaaagtaaataattataacaaAAGTTCTAACACTACGAACATAatgaaaaacaaattaaatgAATCATGTTCTGATGATAttcataataaaacaaaGGAATATAACTTAAACAACAATGATTCATCACATACTCTTCTTCAagtaaaagaagaaaaaaaagtaaagaaacgtaacaaaatgaaaatgaataaaagaaaggcaaattatttttttcatttttttcaaatatacgGAATATCATCTGATGAATCATCAGATAGTGATATAgttaatttttatacatttaaaaGATCAGGAGTTAAGaagtataaaaaagaaagaaaaacaggttataataaaaaaggaaaattaaatgaattagaTTTAGAGAGAGAGATAATTAATGAATCCACTTTCAATTTATCATCAAGTtctaatttagaaaataatatatattctaaCAGTGTTATAAAACATAATGATTATAACTCAGAAAATGTAAGTGAATTTGCTTTATCTTCTTGCTTTCTTGAcactaagaaaaaaatgaataaaaagaaaaaaagagattTTCTAAAGGCAGAAGAAAAAAGCATACAAAAAGATTgtaatttagaaaatgaaaaagtaaTAGACAATGCTTTGAAAAAGAATGAACTTGAATCCTATCgcaataataaaagaaaaagagaaaatactATTGATAGTTTTAGTCATGAAAAAGAGAGCATGCTCATGGaagaacaaaatatatttgaagaaatgaaaatggataatataaagaaagacgatataagaaaaaagaaagcttctttaaataaaatatttagcAAAAAACTAAAAGAACAATGTGATCACATATACTTTcatgaaaataatatgtgTTCTGAAAAGGTTAGTAACACTGATAGCATATCCTCAGATATATCATGCtttgataatttaaataatatattatttgatgataaaatatatttaaaaaaatatattttgaaaagtaaaaaaatcctattaacaaataaaagaaaaataaatgtatgtAAAAAGCccattaaatttaaaaaatttattaaagttttttcagaaagaaaaaaaattgatataaatttaagtaatgttgtaaaaaaatataattttctttttatttgttgTGAAAACCCAATGATTATATattctaatttaaaaaaaaaaatatctttttcaaaattatctattaaaaatatatatttagttgatatatttaatgattttaattATCTTAATCcatttcataattttatctcgtttaaaaaaaaaaatcagaataatttttattttattttttatgatggTTTGAAGATGTACATATCTCACTTAAATGAAATTAAGAATacatttttacaaaaaattccATTTTATAGAACAGTAGAAAAAATTGCTTATCATCCAGATACCGGTTTATTAGTAACAGCTTGTCCTCCTGAAGAAAAACATAAAACAAATCAAATTATGAAGCATATTGTTTGCTTTTTTGACCCATTCCAAAATTCAGTCAAATACACATATATAATTCCATCGAAATATAGTGTTTCAAGTATATGCATATATGAAATTAACAAAGAggtatataaaaacaaaagtGTTAATACTTTCATTTTTGTTGGTACTGCTAATGCTAATGAAAAAAGTACTGAACCATCATCAGGtcatatttatgtttttattgcaaaaaaaaaagttaatatttttgaaattaaacatatataCACTTATAACATTAACTATGGTGGTATTACTCATTTAAAGCAGTTTTATGATAAATTAATAGCCTCTATTAATAACACG GTTGTTGTTTTGGATATTAACaactttttaataaatttagaaaaatacTTAGATTATTCTAATTCTTCCAtc aTAGAGAAAGATGACGCTATTTTAGAAATAGCTTCTTTTACACCGAGCTCATGGATAATGAGTTTAGATGTTTT agaaaattatattatagtTGGAGATATTATGACATCAGTTACCATACTATCCtatgattttaaaaat GCTACATTAAATGAAGTTTGCAGGGACTATTCTAGTGTTTGGTGCAC atctGTTTGTGCTTTATCAAAAAATCACTTTTTAGTTTCAGACATGGATTGCAATTTTCTTGTATTacaaaa gTCAAATATTAAATACAACGACGAagattcatttaaattatca GTTGTATCATTGTTTTATCATGGaagtattattaataaaatgttaTCTTCTTCGTTAGCCAATTTAATTGAAGA agaagaaaatagaaatggtattttattaaaaagagaTGGGATTTTATGTGCATCAAGTGAAGGGTCCATTAGTGCTTTAATCCCATTTTCTagtttttctaattttaaaagaGCATTATGTATAGAAATAGctttaaatgataatatatcTTCTATAGGGAATTTAAGTCATAGTTCATATAGAGAATATAAAGTTAGTTTTACGTCAAAATTTTGCAAAGGTGTTGTTGATggagaattatttaaaatgtttttttatttaccttTTGAAAAGCAgtttaaaacatatatttatgcGAAAtg gattGCCAAGAAATTAAATTGTAAATTTGGAagttttgaaaattttatgcTAGATATAGAGAATTTTTGTtcatttttatga
- the RPS11 gene encoding 40S ribosomal protein S11, putative, whose amino-acid sequence MATALDVQHEKAYQKQEGACFFNSKKIKKGSKSYTRYWKKVGLGFATPKEAKEGVYVDKKCPFTGNVSIRGRILKGMVVSNKMKRTIIIRRNYLHYVKKYNRFEKRHKNIPCHCSPCFDVKEGDIVTVGQCRPLSKTVRFNVLKVEKHQIFGSAKKQFVLF is encoded by the exons ATGGCAACAGCATTAGATGTTcaa CATGAAAAAGCATATCAGAAGCAGGAAGGAGCATgcttttttaattcaaaaaaaataaaaaagggaTCAAAAAGTTATACAAGATATTGGAAAAAAGTAGGATTAGGTTTTGCTACTCCAAAAGAAGCAAAAGAAGGAGTTTATGTTGATAAAAAATGTCCATTCACAGGAAATGTATCAATTAGAGGAAGAatattaaa AGGTATGGTAGtttcaaataaaatgaaaagaacAATAATTATTAGAAGAAATTACTTACATTAtgtgaaaaaatataatagattTGAAAAAAGACACAAAAATATTCCATGCCATTGTTCCCCATGTTTTGATGTGAAAGAAGGAGATATAGTTACTGTTGGACAATGCAG aCCATTATCAAAAACAGTAAGATTCAATGTATTGAAGGTAGAGAAACATCAAATATTTGGAAGTGCAAAAAAacaatttgttttattttaa